In Dermacentor albipictus isolate Rhodes 1998 colony chromosome 6, USDA_Dalb.pri_finalv2, whole genome shotgun sequence, the following proteins share a genomic window:
- the LOC135896446 gene encoding DGAT1/2-independent enzyme synthesizing storage lipids, producing the protein MEVPSLLHWVSDLDYFNWLVWLFTPVAVAFLLPTLVILLLYISILFLHIYRYRRPLRDAYARHFWDGARYTLALLWSGHGRVWHGYEVQGIENIPDTGGALLVYYHGALPLDYYYLVASCLLHKRRLIRGVGDRFLFMVPGFKILTEVFKVSPGTVQSCAQVMRDGNLLAIAPGGVLEAQFGDERYRLLWKKRLGFAKAAIEARVPIVPVFTENIREAFRAVAFGRGLFKRLYDRTRLPIVPIYGGFPVKLRTIVGPPIPFDPNMSPQELAHKAASAVEDLIQQHQEIPGSIVRALAQRFNRT; encoded by the exons ATGGAGGTGCCGAGTTTGCTGCATTGGGTCTCGGACCTCGACTACTTCAACTGGCTCGTCTGGCTCTTTACACCTGTGGCA GTGGCCTTCCTGCTCCCGACGCTCGTCATCTTGCTGCTGTACATTTCCATACTCTTCCTGCACATCTACCGCTACCGGCGTCCTCTGCGAGACGCGTACGCCCGCCACTTTTGGGATGGTGCGCGGTACACCCTGGCGCTCCTGTGGTCGGGCCACGGCCGCGTCTGGCATG GTTATGAGGTCCAAGGAATAGAGAACATCCCAGACACTGGCGGAGCACTGCTTGTCTACTACCATGGCGCTTTGCCCCTTGACTACTACTACCTCGTGGCCAGCTGCCTGCTACACAAGCGTCGCCTCATCAGGGGTGTTGGCGACCGTTTCCTGTTCATGGTGCCAG GCTTCAAGATCTTGACGGAGGTGTTCAAGGTGAGCCCTGGCACCGTGCAGAGCTGTGCCCAGGTTATGCGCGATGGCAATCTTCTCGCCATCGCCCCGGGAGGTGTGCTCGAGGCCCAGTTTGGGGACGAGCGGTATCGCCTACTCTGGAAGAAACGGCTGGGCTTTGCCAAGGCTGCCATCGAGGCTCGAGTGCCCATCGTGCCTGTCTTCACAGAGAACATCCGTGAAGCCTTCCGGGCAGTCGCCTTCGGTCGTG GTCTGTTCAAGAGGCTATACGACAGGACAAGGCTTCCCATTGTACCAATATATGGAGGGTTCCCCGtaaaattgag GACCATTGTTGGGCCGCCTATTCCGTTTGACCCGAACATGTCTCCTCAGGAGCTTGCCCACAAG